The Flavobacterium marginilacus genome window below encodes:
- a CDS encoding tetratricopeptide repeat-containing sensor histidine kinase, with protein sequence MKDLYKVVFLFVFFTNSLFIFSQHSNSTTIFEQEIKNRSGHYIKDPDFKKAQVFFLEQNWDSTLVYAMKQLSQSSQNREIQNYCHLFRGFSFEEKKIFNEGQKELINVSKEFAFYYNARMKLAEIALEQKQFQKAIKYFKEIEHVNDSKLLGIKKSNVKHNLGICYLHLNVFEKAEFYLLESIKLQEQQKDSLMLIGSYGDVANLYYVQYKDNLAIPYFEKAYALSKKIKNFDLKRRTALNMAVIEKNRNNFAKALAYREEYDQWKDSLNNQNKVWEIAQTEKKFAVKQKQNEVNLLKTENRVQKTQQLGLIVSITLVSILFLMAVYFYRQKAKQNQVISKQKETLDELNATKDKLFSIVSHDLRSSVHAMKTSNAKLLEKVATKDLEEIDTILHQNSGIANSTYNLLDNLLHWALLQTKQAYFEITSLRLFFIVEQVAYNYQPLMAEKNILFENTISKKDFVLADQESLKLLLRNFFDNAIKFSNENGFIKIYTQNDSDTYCDLIIEDNGIGMSGDTIASILKDSTLLSKKENEKSIGTGLGLQLCKSMIKKNNGKLDIKSELGKGTKFIVSLLKTPPHEQN encoded by the coding sequence ATGAAAGATTTATATAAAGTAGTCTTTTTGTTTGTTTTTTTTACCAATTCACTATTTATTTTTTCTCAGCATAGTAATAGTACTACGATTTTTGAACAAGAAATTAAAAACAGAAGTGGTCACTACATTAAAGACCCTGATTTTAAGAAAGCGCAAGTTTTTTTTTTAGAGCAAAATTGGGATTCTACACTAGTATATGCCATGAAGCAATTAAGTCAGTCTTCACAAAATCGAGAAATCCAGAATTATTGTCATTTATTTAGAGGGTTTAGCTTTGAAGAAAAGAAGATATTTAATGAAGGCCAAAAAGAATTAATCAACGTTTCTAAAGAATTTGCTTTTTATTATAATGCCAGAATGAAATTGGCTGAAATTGCTCTTGAACAAAAGCAGTTTCAAAAAGCGATTAAGTATTTCAAAGAAATTGAACATGTAAACGATAGTAAACTTCTAGGAATAAAAAAAAGTAATGTAAAGCATAACTTAGGAATATGCTATTTGCATCTTAATGTATTTGAAAAAGCTGAGTTTTATCTGCTTGAAAGCATAAAACTGCAAGAGCAGCAAAAAGATTCTTTAATGCTTATTGGGTCTTATGGAGATGTTGCTAATTTATATTATGTACAATATAAAGACAATCTTGCCATTCCCTATTTTGAGAAAGCATATGCTTTATCAAAAAAAATCAAAAATTTCGATTTAAAAAGAAGAACAGCACTCAATATGGCTGTTATCGAAAAAAACCGCAATAATTTTGCAAAAGCATTAGCGTACAGAGAAGAATATGACCAATGGAAAGATTCTTTGAACAATCAAAATAAAGTATGGGAAATAGCACAAACAGAAAAGAAATTTGCCGTTAAGCAAAAACAAAATGAAGTTAATTTACTCAAAACTGAAAATAGAGTACAAAAAACACAACAGTTAGGTTTAATAGTATCTATAACCTTGGTCAGTATTTTGTTCCTAATGGCTGTATATTTTTACCGTCAAAAAGCGAAGCAAAATCAAGTGATTTCAAAACAAAAAGAAACCCTAGATGAGTTGAATGCCACAAAAGACAAGTTGTTTTCTATTGTAAGTCATGATTTGCGTTCCTCGGTACATGCTATGAAAACCAGTAATGCCAAGTTATTAGAAAAAGTAGCCACAAAAGATCTGGAAGAAATTGATACCATATTGCATCAAAATAGTGGTATTGCAAACAGTACTTACAATTTATTAGATAACCTTTTGCACTGGGCATTATTGCAAACAAAACAAGCTTATTTTGAAATCACTTCTTTGCGTTTATTTTTTATAGTAGAGCAAGTGGCATACAATTATCAGCCTTTGATGGCAGAGAAAAATATTCTTTTTGAAAATACAATCTCCAAAAAAGATTTCGTTCTTGCCGATCAGGAATCGCTAAAATTACTGCTGCGAAATTTTTTTGACAATGCTATTAAATTTTCAAATGAAAATGGATTTATAAAAATTTATACTCAAAACGATAGTGATACTTATTGCGATTTAATTATTGAAGACAATGGTATTGGCATGAGTGGCGATACTATAGCAAGTATTCTTAAAGACAGTACATTGTTATCTAAAAAAGAAAATGAAAAGAGCATAGGTACAGGTCTAGGCTTACAGTTGTGTAAGTCAATGATTAAAAAAAATAACGGAAAATTAGATATAAAAAGCGAGTTAGGAAAAGGAACAAAATTCATTGTATCTTTGCTTAAAACGCCGCCTCATGAACAAAATTAA
- a CDS encoding LytR/AlgR family response regulator transcription factor: MNKINLLIVEDTPSESDALIKVLEANNYNVVGVAANHKDALALFCSNKIDIAIVDIFLNGSPEGIAFAETINVLPNAPKPLVFLTSSTDMHIFERAKLTKPFSYLMKPFNELELLFALELAVEKFYGQKDVFLSDEENTVISEEFLFIKKGKSLKKVHLQDIIYIEVEEKYCNIVTEKEKFLILISLTKILELLDAKLFYRTHRNYIVNIQKITEIIPIDNLIFLIGGHKVTLSEKYKDILKRVRTLR, translated from the coding sequence ATGAACAAAATTAACCTGCTGATTGTTGAAGATACTCCATCAGAAAGTGATGCCCTTATTAAAGTACTTGAAGCCAATAACTATAATGTAGTTGGTGTAGCTGCAAATCATAAAGATGCTTTAGCTCTTTTTTGCAGCAACAAAATAGATATCGCTATTGTAGATATTTTTCTAAATGGTTCTCCAGAAGGTATTGCATTTGCCGAAACCATAAATGTATTGCCCAATGCTCCAAAACCTTTGGTTTTTTTAACAAGTTCTACTGACATGCATATTTTTGAAAGAGCAAAACTTACCAAGCCGTTCAGTTATCTGATGAAACCATTTAATGAGCTAGAACTTTTATTCGCTCTTGAACTTGCCGTCGAAAAATTTTATGGACAAAAAGATGTTTTTCTGAGTGATGAAGAAAATACCGTTATTAGTGAAGAATTTTTATTCATTAAAAAAGGGAAATCACTCAAAAAAGTGCATCTGCAGGATATTATTTATATTGAGGTAGAAGAAAAATATTGCAATATAGTTACTGAAAAAGAAAAGTTTTTAATTCTAATTTCATTAACTAAAATACTAGAGTTGCTTGATGCAAAACTTTTTTATAGAACACATAGAAATTATATTGTAAACATTCAAAAAATAACAGAAATTATTCCTATAGACAATCTTATTTTTTTGATTGGGGGACACAAGGTAACTCTCAGCGAGAAATATAAAGATATTTTAAAGAGAGTCCGTACTCTAAGATAA
- the makC gene encoding alpha-pore-forming tripartite toxin MakABE regulator: MSKINVLIVVDALGAATSGNLQNNVYLVDTNKHVGSGNEGQAELYTVCTSTSQKSDTIVWSIAPVDPDSDVSINSFTGQMISSKALIPTMNADGSWQGLLAPNLPAGNIQYSVVVSIDGTNYTFDPFLSVNNN; this comes from the coding sequence ATGAGTAAAATTAATGTTTTAATAGTAGTTGATGCTTTAGGAGCAGCAACATCAGGGAATCTTCAAAATAATGTTTATTTGGTAGATACTAATAAACATGTCGGTTCAGGAAACGAAGGTCAAGCAGAATTATATACAGTTTGCACAAGTACAAGTCAAAAATCAGATACTATTGTATGGTCAATTGCTCCAGTTGATCCTGATTCCGATGTAAGTATTAATAGTTTTACTGGACAAATGATAAGCAGTAAAGCCTTGATTCCTACAATGAATGCTGATGGATCATGGCAGGGACTTTTAGCTCCAAATTTGCCAGCAGGAAATATTCAATACTCAGTAGTAGTTAGTATTGATGGTACAAATTATACTTTTGATCCTTTTTTAAGTGTTAATAACAATTAA
- a CDS encoding SRPBCC family protein, whose translation MTTIHLTTKIKAPKNIVFDASRNIDIHQLSASSSKEKAIAGVTSGLINLNETMTWRGRHFGFYLTHKSRIPVMNLYDYFVDEMEEGNFKSFKHRHYFEEINGVTIMTDKLQYETPFGVFGKLFDFLFLKRHLRTFNIYRNQVLKSLCEK comes from the coding sequence ATGACAACCATCCACCTCACAACCAAAATAAAAGCACCCAAAAATATCGTTTTTGATGCTTCCCGAAATATCGACATTCACCAGCTATCGGCAAGTTCTTCCAAAGAAAAAGCAATTGCCGGAGTTACATCGGGTTTGATTAATTTGAACGAAACGATGACTTGGCGAGGCAGGCATTTCGGATTTTACTTAACCCATAAAAGCCGGATTCCCGTAATGAATCTTTATGATTATTTTGTGGATGAAATGGAAGAAGGAAATTTCAAATCATTCAAACATCGACATTATTTTGAAGAAATAAACGGAGTTACCATAATGACAGATAAACTGCAGTATGAAACTCCGTTTGGTGTTTTTGGTAAACTATTTGATTTTTTATTTTTGAAAAGGCATTTAAGGACTTTTAATATATACAGGAATCAGGTTTTGAAAAGTTTGTGTGAGAAATAA
- a CDS encoding TIGR01777 family oxidoreductase — protein MTKLIIAAGTGFLGQILTKHFKNKFDEIVILTRGKSETADGIKFVNWNAKTFTGWESELENTTVLINLAGKSVDCRYTKENKKQILLSRIESTKILNKAVLNCKNPPKHWLNSSTSTIYRFSLDKQMDETDGEIGNDFSINVALSWEKAFFKTETPKTLKTALRTSIVLGKNGGALVPLKTLAKFGFGGKQGKGNQFVSWIHEEDFANAIDFIIQKEIIDVINIVSPEPIRNADFMQKLRKAVGFPFGIPMNTFLLEIGSFFIRTEAELILKSRNVIPKRLLENGFQYKFENINNAFQNLLSK, from the coding sequence ATGACAAAACTTATTATAGCTGCAGGAACCGGATTTTTAGGTCAGATTTTGACAAAGCATTTCAAAAATAAATTTGATGAAATTGTAATTCTGACCAGAGGCAAGTCAGAAACTGCTGACGGAATTAAATTCGTCAACTGGAATGCCAAAACATTTACAGGCTGGGAAAGCGAGTTGGAAAACACAACAGTTTTAATTAATCTTGCCGGAAAATCGGTTGACTGCCGTTATACCAAAGAAAATAAAAAACAGATTTTATTGTCGAGAATTGAAAGCACAAAGATCTTAAATAAAGCTGTTTTGAATTGCAAAAATCCACCAAAACATTGGCTGAATTCATCGACTTCAACAATTTATCGTTTTTCATTAGATAAACAAATGGATGAAACCGATGGCGAAATCGGAAATGACTTTTCGATAAATGTTGCGCTTTCCTGGGAAAAAGCATTTTTTAAAACTGAAACTCCAAAAACTCTTAAAACAGCTTTGCGGACTTCAATAGTTTTGGGAAAAAACGGCGGGGCTCTTGTTCCTCTGAAAACGCTGGCAAAATTTGGTTTTGGCGGAAAACAGGGAAAAGGAAATCAGTTTGTAAGCTGGATTCACGAAGAAGATTTTGCAAATGCAATAGATTTTATTATTCAAAAAGAAATCATTGACGTTATCAATATTGTTTCTCCCGAGCCAATTCGCAATGCCGATTTTATGCAAAAACTGCGAAAAGCAGTTGGTTTTCCTTTTGGAATTCCAATGAATACATTTCTTCTTGAAATTGGATCTTTCTTTATTCGAACAGAAGCAGAATTAATATTAAAAAGCAGAAATGTAATTCCGAAACGGCTTTTGGAAAATGGGTTCCAATATAAGTTTGAAAATATAAATAACGCTTTTCAAAATTTATTAAGCAAATGA
- a CDS encoding GbsR/MarR family transcriptional regulator gives MEFKEAKNKFVQTWGALGSQWGINKTMAQIHALLMVSNEAVSMEDIMEELQISRGNASMNLRALMDWGIVYKEYKAGERREFFTAEKDLDELASKISRERSRREIKPALKILKEVSTIEAKDSAEEKHFVDQTSKLYDFVLKADNVLDKMTEFNENWLGKLVLKIMK, from the coding sequence ATGGAATTCAAAGAGGCAAAAAATAAGTTTGTACAAACCTGGGGAGCATTAGGTTCTCAATGGGGAATTAATAAAACCATGGCGCAGATTCATGCTTTATTAATGGTCTCAAACGAAGCGGTTTCTATGGAAGACATCATGGAAGAATTACAAATTTCACGCGGTAACGCCAGCATGAACCTAAGAGCATTAATGGACTGGGGAATTGTCTACAAAGAATACAAAGCGGGTGAACGCAGAGAGTTTTTTACTGCTGAAAAGGATTTAGATGAATTGGCTTCCAAAATTTCGAGAGAAAGAAGCAGGAGAGAAATCAAACCTGCGCTTAAAATCCTAAAAGAGGTTTCGACAATTGAAGCAAAAGATTCAGCCGAAGAAAAACACTTCGTTGACCAAACTTCCAAATTGTATGATTTTGTTTTAAAAGCAGATAATGTCTTAGACAAAATGACCGAATTCAACGAAAACTGGTTAGGTAAATTGGTTTTAAAAATTATGAAATAG
- a CDS encoding DUF1842 domain-containing protein: MADLLAGAYLAKGTIGNVGTPGAPIATFSLVVVPSQHTVTGTVIITQAVSGPDSHIVVQVKGKIYAAGLGKYTQLVSLQGQYVHSVPPPAIGSFLAEFNAHLAIDNAWNGVGGFSYWRHTVENVPVKAVNALKEQAV, encoded by the coding sequence ATGGCAGATTTATTAGCAGGTGCTTATTTAGCAAAAGGGACAATTGGAAATGTTGGAACACCAGGTGCTCCAATCGCAACATTTAGTTTAGTGGTGGTACCATCACAGCATACCGTAACAGGTACAGTAATAATTACTCAGGCAGTAAGCGGTCCTGACAGCCACATTGTTGTTCAGGTAAAAGGAAAAATATATGCAGCAGGATTAGGAAAATATACACAATTAGTTAGTCTGCAAGGGCAGTATGTGCATTCAGTTCCTCCTCCGGCAATTGGTTCTTTCTTGGCTGAGTTCAATGCTCATTTAGCTATCGATAATGCATGGAATGGAGTTGGCGGTTTCTCATACTGGAGACACACTGTTGAAAATGTACCGGTTAAAGCAGTAAATGCCTTAAAAGAGCAAGCGGTTTAA